Sequence from the Hemibagrus wyckioides isolate EC202008001 linkage group LG28, SWU_Hwy_1.0, whole genome shotgun sequence genome:
CACTGGGCAAAAAATAGCAACACCAGCCAAAGAGTCTAAGAGTGATACACTTTCTCAAGTTATCTCATTCGTCCTTCTTATCCAAGCGTAACTTTTTAGACATTTTAGGAATGTCTTGTATTTCCATGGTGTGTAAATACACAATCTTCTACGAAACAGCAGTGTTTAAGATTTTAAGCTGTTTGGACTGACGCAGGTCTAGTTTCGGGTTTTGTCTGACCTTGTTTCCTAATGGTTTCATGCTTTTACTATGTTGTCATCACAGAGCCTTGGAGGAAGATCTGGCCTTGGCACGGCAGGAGCGTGACACGCTCAACCAGCAGCTCCTGAACACCATCCGACACAAGGTGGCTCTCTCTCAGGAAGTCGAATCCTGGCAGGTGTGTGATCGATTTCTTTTTTCCGCAGTACCACATTCTATAGACGGAGCTGTGGGAAATGTTCAGTATCGtgtcatgactttttttttattgtttgtttttgtttgtttaactaTCTTGGGGGCTATAAAGAAGGATGacatttaaatgttataattaGATGTACGGAAGAAGTGTTTAATAATTTTGCTGGAGAAACTGACTTGTAGAGAGAGTTAAACAATGTTGACAAACTGGTTTCAtaaacagaatcttgtgtggtTGTCATAAATCTTAAAGAAGGCACAGTAGGGTTATTTGTCACTCTTcgttttgtcttttgtcttttctaaataaaacctaGACTGTAGATCAGCTTATTTTTCATAACTATGTTGAACTTTTGCTACATGCTTCAGGTGCATTCTTGTGCAAGCTAATTGACTGTATTAAGTTCCACATTTACTAGAAATTCCTGCTAACAATTGTTAAACAGTACCATAaatcacacactgtttaactgCTGGaactgctgctttttttttttttttttttttttttaaatcttttattaaaaCCAAACTGTAGAATAAGGTttctctataaataaataaatacatacatactatttattaaattgataataaataataatactgtttaatttaattcttagttgtttttttttaccaagcTTATTTGTATacatactttttttgtttgtttgtttatcttattatattgttttatatttatcttttgttttattcacattcttgggtttttattttattttatttgatttactctgtttttctgtatattttttgccttatttttttcccttttgtaTCTTAATGATAAgacaaataataatcattattataattgtttatttttttattattagtgatagtagtaataataatgatagtaaaTAAAGAACCACCAGTGCAACCAGTAGTTCTATGCTGCTGCTGCCCAGCCTTTAACCTCATCATAATCAGttcaaagacaaaataaatacagtctGTAATGAAAGACTGATTCATTCCCACGATAACACACTGCCTCTCGCTGTTCAAACAGCATACCAACTGTGTACCTCTTTTTcagctttctttcttctctcataCCTCCATCCTGGTACACTGTCACACCCACGGGCAGAGAGATACCATCACTTGTTTGGCATAATGATGTGGTTCTGAGAGTTATTCATAGCActgctttgtgtgttttaatcctCTCTCTACTTTTTCCTCTCTCGTCCAGGAGGACATGCGTCTGGTGATATGCCAGCAAGTGCAGCAGCAGGTACAAAAACGGGATAAAGAGAATGAGAAGACTGCGTCGCCTCTGCAAAGAAATGTTCGCTTGAGCAGGTCTTTCCGTTTACCGACAGAGAAGAAGAGCTTCTTCTCTTCCTTGTTTGGgggggaataaaaaaaaaaagaaaagttgacTGAGGACAAAAAATAAACCCCCACTGGATTACTGAAAGGACAAGTTAGAGGACAAAACTTCTGAAAGAACAGTGATGAAGACACAACTACTGAAAGGACCAGGACACTACTAGTGAAAGGACAAGGACACGAAACTACTGAAAATATAAGGACGAGGACACAACTACTGAAAGGAGAAGGACATGAAACTAATTAAAGGACTAATTAGAAGACACAAAACTACTGAAAGGACAAAAATCAGGACGTGAAGCTACTGAAAGTGCAAATTAGAGGACACACAACTATTGAAAGGACTGGTTAGAGGACAAAACTACTGAAAGGAGAAGGATGTGAAACTACTGAAAGGACAAGTTAGAGGACAAGgagaaaaaatactgaaaagatAAGGACCAGGACATAACCACTGAAAGGAAAAGGACATGAAACTACCAAAAGGACGTGTTAGAGAACACAAAACTACCGGAAGGATGAGctgtaaataatattattattattattattattaagaaaacTAAACAAAGAGTATAATGGCATATTTATTTTGTCTATATTCCTTCTTGGTGTACAAAATATGATACAAATGTCTAAGACATCACTGTTGATAAAAAcacctttttatatatatatatatataatgtctgAATCTTTCTTCATGCTTCACAGATCATAAACATTTCAGACATTAAAGAGGTAGCAGCTGATTTCAATCCTTTTGACACTTCATAGTAccctaacaaaaaaaatagctttttattatgtatttagcTTTCACTAAAAAGATTTTTACATTCCTTCAAAATAACATCAAACATGTCTTCATTACGGATGTGACTTGAACCTTtcgggatttttaaaaaaaaagacttaaagCACCTCATGTGTATGGTATAATAACAAAAGAACAATACACCACAAGGGGGAGCTATTAGTCACATTGCTTTTTACACTCACAGTAAGTAAAATTCCCCAAATACACCCtataataaatgtatgtttaagGTATTTTCATTGAACACATATTCCAAACCCTGGTCTAGTAGAAACCCTCGTTCATAGCAGTCTAAATTCAAAAGCTACTTCCATATGGTACGTTAGAATTAAATCACTTCTGTAGGACCAGAATATGCACGTCAGAACAAAAGGACAAAATTTATTACACTCATTAAGTAGATGCCTGCGGCCAGGATAGTTCAGTAGCATTAAATCgatcatcatcaatcatctttattaaaaaaaaaaaaaaaaagtgacagatcatttgctgttgtgtttcaaATGATCTATTCAGCCACTCCAATATTCCACTCAAAGCTACATACTTTAGCCGGGTTGTAAAAagtaacacacaaaaaaaaaacagcaccatGTATGAGTTTTGAATATTGTACACTTCATAGTTCAGTGTTATAAATTGGGCATCCAGCGTGGGTCAGGTCTGGGCTCATAGTTGCTTCCGAAAACGGCATCAGAACGCAGACTTTCCGTCTCTGCTTCAGATTCTGTCTGCTCAAAATATTCTTCAAACATGTTTTCATCATACATGAATAGTACCGAGTCTAACGAATTTCTGATCTGGTCACTTGGTGGAATCGCGTCTCGGAATGAGGTTGTATCTAGTGTCAAGCCATCAGAACAACATTCCGTCTCTGTCGGACTTTCCCAGTCTTCCTCCAGCTTCGCAGCTGTGCTGTACAAATCACGGACTGGAGGCGTGTCCTGATCTGACTCGTCCATGATTTGCGCAAGAAGACCTTCCTTGAACTTTCCGTCATACCCGCCGTAGTAACCCTGAGACAAGTCTTCCCCCGATTCCTGATGCACAGACTTACAGTCATCTGTGAATATCCATGAAATTGGAAGAGCTCGGGGATCCTCAGGGTTCAGTATTCGGACCATTCCAGTTCCTTCGATAATCTCCTGTGAGGGACACGAGAACGAACTGTAGTCAGGGTCGGGTATCTTGAAAGACTTTCATTATAGATTATATGCTGGATATTATACGCATAATAATTTCTGGACTTTAACTGACATACCATAGCTTTGGGAATGCAGCTGTTCTTTGACGGCTTCACGTAGCAGTAAATAAGAATCAAACCAACCACAGCAGGAATGGACAGCAGTGGAAGGACTGCCACAATGAACACCCATACATATCCTTCTAGAACAtgagagaaggggaaaaaatttaTTATTTCACGGCTGTGACGATACCTTTTAAGCATTTTTAGCTCAACCACTTTGATAGATTCTTCAACTGCGTCCCAAATCGCACATTTACTCACACTTGCAAAAGTTACAGATGCCGATAAAATCCAAATCTGGTGCTTTTCATTCTCTTGGTCTAATTCGCTCACCAAACCAGCTACCGACACACACTTATAAAAGTGACGGTCTAAACTCCATGTATGAGGTTCATACCATTTGGATCCAgatgcagaaaaacacacatggtGGCGTTCTGGTTGCTTTTGGGTCCCTCTGCTGTAAGAAGGGCAGACGCATTGAGGCAGTACATCCCAGGCGGCAGATTCACAAAGCTGGAAGACTTTGTAGTTATATTCTGTGCAATATgcttctggggggaaaaaaaagtgaaattatGCACTCTTTACCTCTCACGCTTTGTTTCATTTGAGTCTACAGCAATACAACTGCAATTGCTGTAACTGATttaaactatactgtaacagagggttttatttgcaaaaagtcatttattaatatacaaaaaaaacatccttgCTGTACATCTACGGTTAGATTCATTCTTGCGTAAAATAATACATCTTTATCTTAAGTGCTTGAGGTCACTGATAAGTAAACATTCCATTCAGAGAATATGTAACCATATTATAAACTATAacaattatagttttttttttttgtaaaataatatatattaaattctaacatttttaaatatttacagaatatcaTTTCGTTAGACCTAAATTATGCGGACAATTAAGCCttagcttctgaccaatcagatttaaaaaaatccaacatGAATGTGATTCTAAAAATATCTGGATTCTTGCATCATATGTTATTGGTGTAAGAAAATGAATAGCATTTTACCTCTGCTGTGTTGTTGTCAGTCATCTGAAAAAGGTCAACAGAGAATCTCATCCGCACTTCCATCATCGACTGGACCGGATGACTGAGAGAAATCCATATGGAATTTTGGTCAGCAGACACCGACAACTGGGGAGCACTCAGAAGAGCTGCAAGGTAACCAGAACAACTTCATTCAAAATATAGAAAATCCATCCACCTTGACCTCTTCAATCCTGTTGATTAATAAAAGCATCCCATGGACATGATGCTACCGCTACCATGCTTCGTGCTTCACTGTGAAGATAATGGTGTTCTTCAGGATGTGTTCATACTCACTGTATTTATACGGCTGGAAGCTACGTGGCAGGCACGTCCATTCTGACCGCTCTTCCTTCCATTTCGCTCCGACTCTTACGAAATACTCAGTCAGAATTCTCTGGTTGAAGATCAGGTAGCATTGCGTCAAGGTGATGTTCGTACAGTCTTCGGGTTGATTCCATGATGACGATGagctacaataaataaaaaaaataaatacgaTTTTCCTGTGTATTCatataatgttttcatttgtttctcgaaataaataaagatttgcCAGACCCTCTACACATATCTATTCATTTACATTAGAAACATCTGCAGCAGCCACcgcaaaaaacacaacagagcaATCAGGGGTTAAAAAGAATGGTGAAGAAGCAAACATATACAAATGTGTACTTCACTAACTGCCAATGATCTGCCGGGACATGCTCAGTGTCTGATATTTGATTCTTTAGCTCTGCACTAGAGAACCTCAGGTGTGTAAAAATGCAGCTCAGGGTTTTTCACCAGTAGTGAAATTGTGctgttaaacatttaaaaaggtaaaaaagagaagaaaaaaaaaacaagatttcttgaaagaaacaaacaaaccaatccATCCATATAGGAGGAAAATATCTGATGGGTTCCATCCTATAATGGACCTTAGTGGGAATTGACttcaattaatttaattttttattgtatCGTCTAccctataataaaaaataaaaaaaacaggatctAATGCTAATCTTTCACACATGGGTCATTTAGTATGTTGTAGTATGAGGAAATGTCgaatatatacaccgatcagacataacattatgaccacatgtctaatattgtgttggtcccccttttgctgccaaaacagccctgatcctttatgctgtgtattctgacacctttctatcagaaccagcattaacttcatcaatctgagcaacagtagctcatttgatagatcggatcacacgggccagccttctctcctctACATGCATCAGTgaccttggccacccatgaccctgtcgccggttcaccactgttctttccttggaccacttttgatagatactgaccactgcagaccgggaacaccccacaagagctgcagttttggaaatgctctgatccagtggtctagccatcacaatttggcccttcatcaaactcgctcaaatctttacgcttgtccatttttcctgcttctaacacatcaactttgaggacaaaatgttcacttgctgcctaatatatcccacccactaacaggtgccatgataaagAGAttctcagtgttattcacttcacctctcactgctcataatgttatgcctgatctgtgtataaacaaaatattattttttttaatattattttttattattatttagccaGTAATGAGGATTTACTTCGATTTAGATGTTATTCATCCAGTTAGTCATAACTCTCAATCATTTCTCTTTAATAACATCATAATCTGGGAGGTGAATCGTTACACCCTCATGTTTATCACTCTCATGacgttaacaaaaaaaaaacacgctcTCTGGCATGTTCTCGGCAAACCGCAAAACATCTCACATCATGTCAGAAAAGCTACAACGaacactggaggctccttctaaaaatattatatctttaaatattatgtcacagacatttttaaaaacatctgatcccgcccaccccccaccccaccaccaccccataCATGTTGGTGTGTAAACAAGTTTTTGTTATAGTATTTAGGAAGTGCTAAGTGCTGAAAGAACTTCTGGTACaggaaatgtttcatttaaatgaaatactTTACATTTGTAACCGAACAAGTCATCAGGGTTTGAAGTGCATGAAAAAATCTTTCAGCAAAAGGTTGAACAATTCCTTTAAGCACCCAAATGTGGCTCTCAGGCAGCGTTGAGTCTATAAAACAGAAATTTAACCAATGATTTAGACTTACAAATGCTCAATGTCTATAAACTCCAGGGAGTATCTGGTTCCTTTTGGGTTCCCTGGTCCAGGAAGCCATCGAGCCAAAGCCCTGAAATCCAGCAACTCCACACTCGGGTTGAGCGGAGGAGATAGAGCACCTGTCACGGCACGTTAAAGAGATAACATAAAAACATACTGTCATGCCAAAGTCTTAGATAGTAGCAGGGTGCTGCTTTGAATCTGTCAAGCTGAATTAATTACTTAGTCAATTATCATGTAGATCCCTGACACCATGAGAACACATTGTGCTATTGTGCTATTGTGGTTTGTATTGTATTTCCAGATCATGCCTTGTTTTGCTGCATATTTTATCTTGGACTCAGTGGTTGAAGTTATGAATAATGATCATGACATAGGGAATTAAAAATCCTAAGATTGGGGAGCGGCTCAGGTTATAGGCGTACTGTAGTTCCTAAAACATGAAAGATACGAATCAGGAAGTGGAAACCGCTTCGCAGGCTTTGGCACATCGCAGCGTAACACATGAAGAGGAAAGCACTATCTACCCTCTCTTAGTAAATGAGCTCACAGATTCACCAGACTGATCTGCTGCTTGAACTGCTTGAGTGATAACTTGTGCAAACAAGGAAAGAATCCCAACAGGGTCTTTAATCTCTGTCCATTTATAACATTTGCCAATTTGTTGTAGGTTTGTTTGACCTGTTTTTGGTGGAAAATATTCACTGTTGAGTTACTGTGCTACTGGCGGTGGTAGCTCATGTGGTTAAGCCTCTGGGTGATTGACCAGAAGATTTGGGTTCAAgcctgccaagctgccaccattgggacCTTAAGCAacgcccccaacccaccctgctctagGGGCTGTGCATTATGGCTGATtctgtgctctgatcccaacccCCAAAGGATGAGCTatgcaaagtaagaatttcaatgtataaatgacaaataaagaaaacttaACTGTTATTTTTTGGATAATTTTTCTCAAAACCTTTTGACGGAAAAGTATGAAACGTGGAAAGAGGCCAGGGCTTCAGAACGTCGGTTAATATCAGACAATTCAAAACAGCTATATAATAGGTGTACACTATATAATTACTGGATTATCTGC
This genomic interval carries:
- the crfb12 gene encoding cytokine receptor family member B12 isoform X3, whose product is MMACRAATLFTLLLNYLASSKGALSPPLNPSVELLDFRALARWLPGPGNPKGTRYSLEFIDIEHFSSSSWNQPEDCTNITLTQCYLIFNQRILTEYFVRVGAKWKEERSEWTCLPRSFQPYKYTLLSAPQLSVSADQNSIWISLSHPVQSMMEVRMRFSVDLFQMTDNNTAEHIAQNITTKSSSFVNLPPGMYCLNASALLTAEGPKSNQNATMCVFLHLDPNEGYVWVFIVAVLPLLSIPAVVGLILIYCYVKPSKNSCIPKAMEIIEGTGMVRILNPEDPRALPISWIFTDDCKSVHQESGEDLSQGYYGGYDGKFKEGLLAQIMDESDQDTPPVRDLYSTAAKLEEDWESPTETECCSDGLTLDTTSFRDAIPPSDQIRNSLDSVLFMYDENMFEEYFEQTESEAETESLRSDAVFGSNYEPRPDPRWMPNL
- the crfb12 gene encoding cytokine receptor family member B12 isoform X1; the protein is MMACRAATLFTLLLNYLASSKGALSPPLNPSVELLDFRALARWLPGPGNPKGTRYSLEFIDIEHFSSSSWNQPEDCTNITLTQCYLIFNQRILTEYFVRVGAKWKEERSEWTCLPRSFQPYKYTLLSAPQLSVSADQNSIWISLSHPVQSMMEVRMRFSVDLFQMTDNNTAEKHIAQNITTKSSSFVNLPPGMYCLNASALLTAEGPKSNQNATMCVFLHLDPNEGYVWVFIVAVLPLLSIPAVVGLILIYCYVKPSKNSCIPKAMEIIEGTGMVRILNPEDPRALPISWIFTDDCKSVHQESGEDLSQGYYGGYDGKFKEGLLAQIMDESDQDTPPVRDLYSTAAKLEEDWESPTETECCSDGLTLDTTSFRDAIPPSDQIRNSLDSVLFMYDENMFEEYFEQTESEAETESLRSDAVFGSNYEPRPDPRWMPNL
- the crfb12 gene encoding cytokine receptor family member B12 isoform X2, producing the protein MMACRAATLFTLLLNYLASSKGALSPPLNPSVELLDFRALARWLPGPGNPKGTRYSLEFIDIEHFSSSSWNQPEDCTNITLTQCYLIFNQRILTEYFVRVGAKWKEERSEWTCLPRSFQPYKYTLLSAPQLSVSADQNSIWISLSHPVQSMMEVRMRFSVDLFQMTDNNTAEKHIAQNITTKSSSFVNLPPGMYCLNASALLTAEGPKSNQNATMCVFLHLDPNGYVWVFIVAVLPLLSIPAVVGLILIYCYVKPSKNSCIPKAMEIIEGTGMVRILNPEDPRALPISWIFTDDCKSVHQESGEDLSQGYYGGYDGKFKEGLLAQIMDESDQDTPPVRDLYSTAAKLEEDWESPTETECCSDGLTLDTTSFRDAIPPSDQIRNSLDSVLFMYDENMFEEYFEQTESEAETESLRSDAVFGSNYEPRPDPRWMPNL